Proteins found in one Oryza glaberrima chromosome 4, OglaRS2, whole genome shotgun sequence genomic segment:
- the LOC127771629 gene encoding putative receptor-like protein 8 produces MMSGIDLSANMLDGEIPWQLGNLSHIKSLNLSYNFFTGQIPATFANMKEIESLDLSHNNLSGPIPWQLTQLSSLGAFSVAYNNLSGCIPNYGQLASFSMERYVGNNNLYNTSQGSRCSPSGHVSKEEDVEERYDDPVLYIVSAASFVLAFCATVAFSFAIHTGDL; encoded by the coding sequence ATGATGTCTGGCATTGACCTATCTGCAAACATGCTGGACGGAGAGATTCCATGGCAGCTAGGAAATCTGAGCCATATCAAGTCCCTCAATCTATCCTACAATTTCTTCACTGGCCAAATCCCAGCTACATTTGCCAACATGAAGGAGATTGAAAGCCTAGACCTATCCCACAACAACCTGAGTGGACCGATACCATGGCAGTTAACTCAGTTATCATCATTGGGAGCGTTCTCTGTGGCTTACAACAACTTATCGGGATGCATACCGAACTATGGTCAGCTGGCCTCGTTCAGCATGGAACGTTATGTAGGCAACAACAACCTTTACAATACATCACAGGGAAGCAGGTGCTCTCCTAGTGGTCATGTGTCAAAGGAAGAAGATGTGGAGGAGAGGTACGACGATCCAGTCCTCTACATTGTCAGTGCTGCCTCGTTCGTGTTGGCGTTCTGTGCCACCGTTGCATTCTCATTTGCCATTCATACGGGCGATCTGTAA